A single Suricata suricatta isolate VVHF042 chromosome 2, meerkat_22Aug2017_6uvM2_HiC, whole genome shotgun sequence DNA region contains:
- the LRIT2 gene encoding leucine-rich repeat, immunoglobulin-like domain and transmembrane domain-containing protein 2: MASVSHYCLVVLVFLDSQAAQPSCLPGCICSEDSFGRALQCTSISLGKISKKLPEELKQLRIENSPLFELSRGSFINMSTLEYLWLNFNNVTVIHLGALEHLSELKELRLEGNKLRSVPWTAFQATPLLRVLDLKHNRIDVLPELALQFLVNLTYLDLSSNRLTVVSKSVFLNWLAYQKPNQPGYGAKIHSSLVLALHDNPWLCDCRLRGLVQFVKSISIPVILVNSYLMCQHPLSKAGQLFHETELSVCMKPQISTSNASVIIPMGQNVTLRCLAQASPSPTIAWTYPLSMWREFDVLTSSTAEDTALSELVIPAAHLVDRGNYTCVASNSIGRSTLVISLQVQPAQTLPAPHSPFSPLDDNAYVDLRVVKQTVHGILLEWFVVSNTPEEKWFTLYIASDEMLRKEVVHIGPGINTYGVEDLLPSTKYEACLSLGGQPPHRGRCVVFVTGRDHGELEERERLLHITVVLCAVLLAVPVGAYVWAAQASCSCREWGLLCCPHRRKTPRCPRAAPQHRDCSYREHIAVCEDGLGHRDNEGVEEKDQEEDRG, translated from the exons ATGGCTTCAGTTTCTCACTATTGCCTGGTAGTTCTGGTCTTTCTGGATTCACAAGCAGCTCAGCCATCCTGTCTGCCAGGATGCATTTGCTCAGAAGACAGTTTTGGCAG GGCTCTGCAATGCACATCTATCTCTTTGGGAAAGATCTCAAAGAAACTTCCTGAAGAGTTAAAGCAGTTGAGAATTGAAAATTCACCCTTATTCGAACTGTCCCGAGGGTCCTTCATCAACATGAGCACGTTGGAATACCTTTGGCTTAATTTTAACAATGTCACTGTGATACACCTAGGAGCCCTGGAGCACCTGTCAGAACTGAAAGAACTGAGACTGGAGGGGAACAAACTCCGCTCAGTACCATGGACAGCATTCCAAGCCACCCCTCTTCTGAGGGTCTTGGATCTCAAACATAACAGGATTGATGTGCTCCCTGAGCTGGCTCTTCAGTTCTTGGTCAACCTGACTTACCTTGACCTATCCTCCAATAGGCTTACAGTTGTATCCAAGAGTGTCTTCTTGAACTGGCTGGCCTACCAGAAACCCAATCAGCCTGGCTATGGAGCCAAGATTCACTCCAGCTTGGTGCTGGCACTGCATGACAACCCCTGGCTATGTGACTGTCGCCTGAGGGGACTTGTCCAATTTGTAAAGTCCATCAGCATCCCGGTCATCCTGGTGAATTCTTACCTGATGTGTCAACACCCTCTCTCAAAAGCAGGGCAGCTTTTTCATGAAACTGAGCTCAGTGTTTGCATGAAGCCACAGATCTCAACCTCCAATGCCAGTGTCATCATCCCGATGGGACAAAATGTGACCCTGAGATGCCTGGCACAGGCCAGCCCCTCACCAACCATTGCATGGACTTATCCTCTGAGCATGTGGAGAGAATTTGATG tGTTGACCTCATCTACTGCAGAAGATACTGCTCTGTCGGAGCTGGTCATACCTGCTGCCCACCTGGTGGACAGGGGTAATTACACCTGTGTGGCCTCCAACTCCATCGGCAGGAGCACCCTTGTCATCTCCCTCCAAGTTCAGCCTGCCCAGACACTGCCTGCGCCccattctcccttttcccccttggATGACAATGCCTATGTTGACCTGAGGGTCGTCAAGCAGACAGTGCATGGGATTTTGCTGGAGTGGTTTGTGGTGTCTAACACCCCTGAGGAGAAATGGTTCACCCTCTACATTGCATCAGATGAAATGCTCAGGAAGGAGGTGGTCCACATTGGCCCCGGAATCAACACATACGGCGTGGAGGACCTCCTTCCCAGCACGAAGTATGAGGCATGCCTCAGCCTGGGGGGCCAGCCCCCACACAGGGGCCGGTGTGTGGTCTTTGTGACGGGCAGAGACCATGGCGAGCTGGAGGAACGGGAGCGCCTCCTGCACATCACAGTGGTCCTGTGTGCTGTGCTGCTGGCAGTGCCTGTGGGAGCCTATGTCTGGGCAGCCCAGGCCTCCTGCAGCTGCAGGGAGTGGGGTCTGCTCTGCTGTCCTCACCGCAGGAAgactcccaggtgcccccgggcAGCGCCACAGCACAGGGACTGCTCCTATAGAGAGCACATAGCTGTCTGTGAGGATGGCCTGGGGCACAGAGACAATGAAGGGGTTGAAGAGAAAGACCAAGAGGAAGACAGGGGCTGA
- the RGR gene encoding RPE-retinal G protein-coupled receptor gives MAESGSLPTGFGELEVLAVGMVLLVEALTGLCLNSLTILSFCKTPELRTPTHLLVLSLALADSGISLNSLVAGTSSLLRRWPYGSNGCQAHGFQGFVTALASICSSAAIAWGRYHHYCTRSQLAWNTAISLVICVWLSSAFWAALPLLGWGHYDYEPLGTCCTLDYSRVDRNFTSFLFTMSFFNFILPLFITFISYRLMEQKLKKTGHLQVNTTLPARTLLFGWGPYALLYLYATIADVSFISPKLQMVPALVAKAVPTINAINYALGSEMVHKGIWQCLSPQRSGLDRAR, from the exons ATGGCAGAATCTGGGTCCCTGCCCACCGGCTTCGGGGAGCTGGAGGTGCTGGCGGTGGGGATGGTGCTGCTGGTAGAAG CTCTCACCGGCCTCTGCCTGAACAGCCTCACCATCCTCTCTTTCTGCAAGACCCCGGAGCTGCGGACCCCCACCCACCTGCTGGTGCTGAGCCTGGCTCTGGCGGACAGCGGGATCAGCCTGAATTCTCTCGTTGCAGGCACATCCAGTCTCCTCCG GCGCTGGCCCTATGGCTCCAACGGCTGCCAGGCTCATGGCTTCCAGGGCTTTGTGACGGCGCTGGCCAGCATCTGCAGCAGCGCAGCCATCGCCTGGGGGCGCTATCACCACTACTGCACGC gcAGCCAACTGGCATGGAACACGGCCATCTCCTTGGTGATCTGTGTGTGGCTGTCTTCTGCCTTCTGGGCAGCACTGCCCCTCCTGGGCTGGGGCCACTATGACTATGAGCCGCTGGGGACATGCTGCACCCTGGACTACTCCAGGGTGGACAG AAACTTCACCAGCTTCCTCTTCACCATGTCCTTCTTCAACTTCATCCTGCCTCTCTTCATCACATTCATATCCTATCGGCTCATGGAACAGAAACTCAAGAAGACTGGCCACCTCCAG GTGAACACCACTCTGCCAGCCAGGACGCTGCTGTTTGGTTGGGGCCCCTATGCCCTCCTGTATCTATATGCAACCATCGCGGATGTGAGCTTCATCTCCCCCAAGCTCCAAATG GTGCCGGCCCTTGTTGCCAAAGCAGTGCCCACGATCAATGCCATCAACTATGCCCTGGGCAGTGAGATGGTCCACAAGGGGATCTGGCAGTGCCTTTCACCTCAGAGAAGCGGGCTGGACCGAGCCCGGTGA
- the LRIT1 gene encoding leucine-rich repeat, immunoglobulin-like domain and transmembrane domain-containing protein 1, whose translation MSPLSVTRTVVCSDPDMTLPPASVPPDTFRLCLERTAIRRVPGEAFRPLGRLEQLWLPYNALSELSALMLRGLRRLRELRLPGNRLAAFPWAALRDAPQLRLLDLQANRLSVVPPEAARFLGNLTFLDLSSNQLMRLPQELLATWAHRQTGPLLPSHRSRLVLGLHDNPWACDCRLYDLARFLEGWAPNLAFIEARLKCASPRSLAGVAFSQLELRKCQSPELRPGVASLRSSLGSAVLLRCGATGVPGPEMSWRRANGDPLNGTVRQEVTSDGTSWMLLGLPAVSHLDSGDYICQAKNFLGVSETVISLVVTEPQASTEHSGSPGALWERTGEEAEAAAYNKMVARHVPDIPGPAVLATGPPVRNVKEELTLQHFQMGIPGERSNGQAGHQEAQMVKSLKVVGDTYQSVTLVWKTPKGGSTTTFSVLYVVFGQRNMRRVVVPPGKTSITIRGLAPKTKYVACVCVRDLVPQKEQCVIFSTDEVVDAEATQRLINLVVISVATVIALPLTLLVCCSALQRRCQKGRTGGSTEATGAYVNLERLGHSEDGSEELSQHSLSEADRLLSARSSLDSQVWLGRGGRRINEYFC comes from the exons ATGTCCCCCCTTTCTGTGACCAGGACGGTGGTGTGCAGCGACCCCGACATGACCCTGCCCCCCGCATCCGTCCCTCCGGACACCTTCAGACTGTGCCTAGAGCGGACGGCCATTCGCAGGGTGCCCGGGGAGGCCTTCAGGCCGCTGGGCCGCCTGGAGCAGCTGTGGCTGCCCTACAACGCCCTCAGCGAGCTCAGCGCCCTCATGTTGAGGGGCCTGCGGCGCCTGCGCGAGCTGCGCCTGCCCGGGAACCGCCTGGCCGCCTTCCCTTGGGCGGCGCTCAGGGACGCCCCCCAGCTGCGGCTGCTGGACCTGCAGGCCAACCGTCTTTCGGTCGTGCCGCCCGAGGCCGCGCGCTTCCTGGGGAACCTCACCTTCCTCGACCTCTCCAGCAACCAGCTGATGAGGCTCCCGCAGGAGCTGCTGGCCACCTGGGCTCACCGGCAGACCGGGCCTTTGCTTCCCAGTCACCGCAGCAGGCTGGTGCTAG GACTGCATGACAACCCCTGGGCATGTGACTGCCGCCTCTACGACCTAGCCCGCTTCCTGGAAGGCTGGGCCCCAAACCTGGCCTTCATAGAGGCCAGGCTGAAGTGTGCCAGCCCACGCAGCCTGGCCGGAGTGGCCTTCAGCCAGCTGGAACTGAGGAAGTGCCAGAGTCCGGAGCTCCGTCCCGGGGTAGCCAGCCTCCGGTCCTCTCTGGGCAGTGCAGTACTGCTACGTTGTGGGGCCACCGGGGTCCCTGGGCCAGAGATGAGCTGGAGGAGAGCCAACGGGGACCCGCTCAATGGCACAG TGCGCCAGGAAGTCACCAGTGACGGCACGAGCTGGATGCTGCTGGGCCTGCCTGCTGTGTCCCACCTCGACTCTGGAGACTACATCTGCCAGGCCAAGAACTTCCTCGGAGTCTCTGAGACTGTCATCTCCCTGGTTGTCACTGAGCCCCAGGCTTCCACAGAACACAGTGGGAGCCCAGGGGCATTGTGGGAAAGGACAGGTGAGGAGGCGGAAGCTGCCGCGTACAACAAGATGGTGGCCAGGCATGTCCCTGACATCCCTGGACCCGCTGTCCTGGCCACCGGGCCCCCTGTGCGCAACGTGAAGGAGGAGCTGACCCTCCAGCACTTCCAGATGGGGATCCCGGGAGAACGCTCTAACGGGCAGGCGGGGCACCAGGAGGCCCAGATGGTGAAGTCTCTCAAGGTGGTGGGAGACACTTACCAAAGTGTGACCTTGGTGTGGAAAACCCCCAAGGGTGGCAGCACAACGACCTTCAGTGTCCTCTATGTGGTCTTTGGGCAGCGCAACATGCGGAGGGTGGTCGTGCCGCCTGGAAAGACCAGCATCACCATCCGTGGGCTGGCGCCCAAGACCAAGTACGTGGCATGTGTCTGCGTGCGGGACCTGGTGCCCCAGAAGGAGCAGTGTGTCATTTTCTCCACGGATGAGGTGGTAGATGCCGAGGCCACCCAGCGGCTCATCAACTTGGTGGTGATCAGTGTGGCCACTGTCAtcgctctgcccctcaccctgctcgTCTGCTGCAGTGCTTTGCAAAGGCGTTGCCAGAAGGGCCGCACTGGGGGATCCACAGAGGCCACCGGTGCCTATGTCAACCTGGAGAGGCTGGGCCACAGCGAGGACGGCTCTGAGGAACTGTCCCAGCACAGCCTCAGTGAGGCCGACAGGCTCCTCTCGGCCCGTTCCAGCCTGGACTCTCAGGTCTggctgggcagagggggcagaCGGATCAATGAGTACTTCTGCTGA